In Gammaproteobacteria bacterium, the DNA window CGCGTCCTTTACACTCCAATCCAAGGGGGCGCAGTGGAAATTGGGGTCCACCGGCAGTGGATGAGTTGCTTCCTGCATAGTCATCTCTTGTACATACATTGACATGGATATTCTCCTCGATTATTACGTGATAGACATTACCAGACGTAATGCCTAATTACCTGACGAAAAACTGCTGACGGAACTCAACATGATAGGGAACGCCATGCCCTTCAGGAGTTGCCTCTACCGAAAAGGTCAACACCTCTTCATTCGTCACCTGAAGATTTGCGAGATAATAATAGGTCGTAGGTCCATCTGAGATCTCTTTAAATTGCAGAGAGTAGATCTGACCAATAGCATCAGTAGCGGTCCCCACAACCATAGCCTTGCTCCCTCCCTGCGGCTCCTTGGACTGTTTGCTGGTTAGGGAAATAACAACCAATACCTGATCCTTGCTGATGGGAACACCATAGCGCGCGCTAATCTCAGGGGAAAGAAACTCTGTTGTTAGCGCATTGTAATGAATCAGGT includes these proteins:
- a CDS encoding hypothetical protein (Evidence 5 : Unknown function), whose protein sequence is MISRRRLIFRMKANYQRSYYRSQVFLGKSILATLPRVEMYQNGIPSEGGSSLVRYFRTIILTTILVLGLVGLVVTGPAIYENNSTQLFADYLIHYNALTTEFLSPEISARYGVPISKDQVLVVISLTSKQSKEPQGGSKAMVVGTATDAIGQIYSLQFKEISDGPTTYYYLANLQVTNEEVLTFSVEATPEGHGVPYHVEFRQQFFVR